From Argopecten irradians isolate NY chromosome 2, Ai_NY, whole genome shotgun sequence, the proteins below share one genomic window:
- the LOC138314435 gene encoding uncharacterized protein, whose translation MEHFGERIQNVPTEPMNSKKRLGKLLVASELPDGNQVYGTRVLSPNIPKNEVTTTSNNGFSGGSYRTMDLSNTMCGDMYNIKVSTRMQITSPDTRHHSPPPLTYNNLAQPEDDRPDTQKLAIGTYRSTSVDVTDQMFNSNRFLTHKPLANQTVPYSPDRENVSLFVQKMQLQSTEKFSCEEDTTRGSGFLFQDAGATTQDNNLVCMINEIDNELSKVVPGEENVVNDDFQPVNQQRSVVAEETVPSLGVKLRTGGPKPEGDLSNLNIILTSPPVQYSLEYQKAVNALLLKIKAEKKADVTPSSNFIERRVVFGTDKACKEMLEKSEILPSDGTHGVILYDRLRPKSGVYMDPDHYKVTETLGKGMFGEVTLCQDRTTMAKFVRKQVPKDYKKSEVEVMMSLKHQNITRFYGVIKREGVDEILMEYSGESLLTFTVMPKTQHLVTEEFIWNVNRQGLSAIDFLEIYGIIHLDIKPENVCILETATGWTVKLTDFGSAKLPHEQLTYHGWTAEYMSPEACGNLVRSRFPQISFQGENWPVTSKSDVYSWGLTVTFMYRKIHLLMHMFTGGENSYKNVENPGQVKLRIIISMAQNPDMVRQCLIPDDCSQDMKRILSGILAGNPSERLSAKEAVATIDKISADKLLATEKPLIDLDCYICEPTDVTSPTPGPSRIRRPSSVSSCMSSQDSVNSSMSYASNTSRKTGPYGRSRRRNVKRELRDRIESPRNEMLENLSPMVELDGNVPNFAALV comes from the exons atgGAACACTTCGGGGAGAGAATTCAAAATGTTCCAACAGAACCAATGAATTCGAAGAAGAGGCTTGGAAAGCTGCTTGTTGCATCAG AATTACCTGATGGGAATCAAGTGTATGGAACGAGAGTTCTCTCCCCTAACATCCCTAAGAATGAGGTGACCACTACCAGTAACAATGGCTTCAGTGGAGGAAGTTACAGAACCATGGACCTGTCCAATACCATGTGTGGTGATATGTACAACATCAAAGTTTCAACACGCATGCAGATCACATCTCCAGATACCCGCCATCATAGTCCGCCGCCGCTGACATACAACAATTTAGCCCAGCCAGAGGATGACCGACCAGACACTCAAAAGTTGGCTATTGGGACATATCGGAGCACATCGGTGGATGTCACTGATCAGATGTTCAACAGTAATAGGTTCCTGACACACAAACCACTCGCCAACCAAACAGTTCCGTACTCACCTGACAGAGAAAATGTCTCCTTGTTTGTCCAAAAAATGCAGCTTCAGAGCACAGAGAAGTTCAGCTGTGAAGAAGATACTACCAGAGGTTCAGGGTTTCTGTTTCAAGATGCCGGAGCCACTACCCAGGATAATAACTTAGTGTGTATGATCAACGAAATCGACAATGAGCTGAGTAAAGTTGTACCAGGAGAAGAGAATGTTGTCAACGACGATTTCCAGCCAGTAAACCAACAGCGGTCTGTTGTTGCGGAAGAAACAGTTCCATCCCTCGGTGTAAAACTGCGAACAGGGGGGCCTAAGCCTGAAGGAGATCTATCAAACCTCAACATCATTCTGACCTCACCACCGGTACAATACTCTCTTGAGTACCAGAAAGCAGTGAATGCACTACTGCTGAAAATAAAGGCTGAGAAAAAGGCTGACGTGACACCATCCTCAAACTTCATAGAAAG ACGTGTGGTGTTTGGAACTGATAAAGCATGCAAGGAAATGCTGGAGAAGAGTGAAATCCTGCCATCTGATGGAACTCATGGCGTCATTCTATATGAT AGGTTAAGGCCAAAGTCAGGAGTGTACATGGACCCAGACCACTACAAAGTCACGGAGACTTTGGGCAAGGGAATGTTCGGTGAGGTGACACTGTGTCAGGATAGGACGACAATGGCAAAGTTTGTCAGGAAACAG GTGCCAAAGGACTACAAAAAGTCTGAGGTTGAAGTAATGATGTccctaaaacaccaaaacatCACTCGATTCTACGGCGTGATCAAGAGAGAGGGCGTAGATGAAATTCTCATGGAGTACTCAG GCGAGTCATTGTTGACTTTCACAGTGATGCCTAAAACCCAACACTTGGTGACCGAGGAGTTCATTTGGAATGTGAATCGTCAGGGTCTTTCAGCTATAGACTTCTTGGAAATTTACGGCATCATTCACCTCGACATCAAAC CGGAGAATGTCTGTATCTTGGAAACTGCGACAGGCTGGACTGTGAAACTGACAGACTTTGGCTCAGCCAAACTGCCACACGAACAACTGACTTACCACGGCTGGACTGCCGAGTACATGTCGCCCGAGGCATGTGGCAACTTGGTGCGAAGTAGGTTCCCACAGATATCTTTTCAAGGAGAGAATTGGCCGGTTACATCCAAGAGTGACGTCTATAGCTGGGGACTCACGGTGACTTTTATGTACAGGAAGATTCACCTGCTGATGCACATGTTTACTGGGGGCGAGAACAGTTACAAGAATGTGGAAAACCCAGGACAAGTCAAACTCCGCATAATCATATCC ATGGCACAGAACCCTGATATGGTTCGGCAGTGTTTGATTCCTGACGACTGTAGCCAAGACATGAAACGGATTTTGAGTGGAATACTGGCCGGGAACCCATCAGAACGACTGTCAGCTAAGGAAGCCGTCGCTACCATAGACA AGATCAGTGCGGACAAATTACTGGCCACAGAAAAACCTTTAATCGACTTAGATTGTTACATCTGTGAACCTACAGATGTCACTTCACCTACCCCGGGACCATCCCGCATCCGTCGCCCTAGTTCAGTATCCAGCTGCATGTCGAGCCAGGACTCTGTTAACAGTTCAATGTCCTATGCCTCGAACACCTCCAGGAAGACCGGCCCATATGGGAGAAGTCGACGGCGGAATGTTAAGAGAGAACTGAGAGATAGAATCGAAAGTCCAAGAAATGAAATGCTGGAAAATCTGTCTCCTATGGTAGAGCTTGATGGAAATGTTCCTAACTTTGCTGCCCTTGTATAA